A region from the Fimbriimonadaceae bacterium genome encodes:
- the dprA gene encoding DNA-processing protein DprA, giving the protein MQPAFWQRLLAAETHPSKGRALAKALGPLNSGAERLLSHPRLTPAERQRAEKADIGALERALEEGARLLLEPDYPEPLAQSEPAPALFAWGDTACLHRPTVGIVGTRGASTYGKAAAHKFAEAFARAGVTVVSGGALGIDAAAHHGALEAGGATVAVLANGIDKVYPAVHAGLFRKIRESGCLVSQFAAGIVATPYRFLLRNHVVAALSQALLVVEAPERSGALSTAHASNDLGRPVFVVPANIENLKFRGSHALIRDGASLVDHPDQVLESLGLEPFSQEKSPDTLTKVQKRILDTLATTPQSAEHVVDRSGLDASEVMVELTMLELSGHVLREQGGYARKP; this is encoded by the coding sequence ATGCAACCGGCGTTTTGGCAGCGACTGCTCGCGGCTGAGACGCACCCGTCCAAGGGCCGGGCGCTTGCAAAAGCGCTCGGCCCTTTGAACAGCGGCGCGGAGCGGCTCCTCTCCCACCCCCGGCTCACGCCTGCCGAACGGCAACGCGCCGAGAAGGCCGACATCGGCGCGCTCGAGCGCGCCCTGGAGGAGGGCGCCCGACTGCTCCTGGAACCCGACTACCCCGAACCTCTCGCGCAATCCGAACCCGCGCCCGCGCTCTTCGCCTGGGGCGATACGGCGTGCCTCCACCGACCGACCGTGGGCATCGTCGGCACGCGCGGCGCAAGCACGTACGGCAAGGCCGCCGCGCACAAGTTCGCCGAGGCGTTCGCGCGCGCGGGCGTCACCGTCGTCAGCGGCGGGGCGCTCGGCATCGACGCCGCCGCGCACCACGGCGCGCTGGAGGCGGGCGGCGCCACCGTGGCCGTGCTCGCCAACGGGATCGACAAGGTGTACCCCGCCGTCCACGCCGGGCTGTTCCGGAAGATCCGCGAAAGCGGGTGCCTCGTCTCCCAGTTCGCCGCCGGCATCGTCGCCACCCCGTATCGCTTTCTCCTGCGCAACCACGTCGTCGCCGCGCTCAGCCAGGCCCTGCTCGTGGTCGAGGCGCCAGAGCGCTCGGGGGCCCTTTCCACCGCGCACGCGTCCAACGACCTGGGCCGCCCCGTGTTCGTCGTCCCCGCCAACATCGAGAACCTCAAGTTTCGCGGTTCGCACGCCTTGATCCGCGACGGCGCGTCGCTCGTCGACCACCCGGACCAGGTGCTGGAAAGCCTGGGCTTGGAACCCTTTTCGCAAGAAAAGTCTCCCGATACGCTGACCAAAGTGCAGAAGCGTATTCTCGACACCTTGGCAACAACCCCTCAATCCGCCGAACATGTGGTGGACCGGTCGGGACTGGACGCCTCGGAAGTCATGGTGGAGCTCACCATGCTGGAGCTCTCCGGCCACGTCCTGCGCGAGCAGGGGGGATACGCGCGCAAACCATGA